The sequence ATTCTTAACCTGTGTTTTTTCATTGATTTTTTATAATAATAGTTATATTTAAATATAATTCACTTAAAATTATTATTGTTAATTACTATTTATTTTTATATAGAAAGATTTTTTTAATTATTTTATGAGGTTTATTATGAGATTAGAAGGTACTGTTACTACTGGTTTAGGTAAGGCTGCTTATTTTTTAGGACAAGATTTCTATAAAAATCAATTTGAGGAAAAATGTGGTTTTATTCCATATCCCGGTACATTGAATATTATCGTTCCAGAAAAAGATCTAGATAATATTGCTGTTATGAAGAATAATTGTCCTAATGTTATTGTATCTGATCAAGGTTTCGGTGGTGTTAAATATATTAAAGCTATTTTGGAAGACACCATAACCGGAGCTATTGTTTTTCCAGATAAAACCACTCATGAAGAGAATTACCTTGAGTTTATTGCT comes from Methanobrevibacter boviskoreani JH1 and encodes:
- a CDS encoding DUF120 domain-containing protein codes for the protein MRLEGTVTTGLGKAAYFLGQDFYKNQFEEKCGFIPYPGTLNIIVPEKDLDNIAVMKNNCPNVIVSDQGFGGVKYIKAILEDTITGAIVFPDKTTHEENYLEFIARDKLRDKLNLNDGDKVTLEIDI